The following are from one region of the Nicotiana tabacum cultivar K326 chromosome 3, ASM71507v2, whole genome shotgun sequence genome:
- the LOC142174698 gene encoding protein FANTASTIC FOUR 2-like, with translation MSPPISNFSPQELIEENENVSNWSFMQILNNSSSYQNNQSDTTEEIDVQPSTKQCSSSIMNTRSLDMCTEILGSETGSNYISESNMDEFFSDISRGVKRSKCREFKKRIKKTVTFPPPLTSISGMDRVQIKSYREGGRLVLRAARISTCSPYFQAERANGTLRLSWVKYGNNNEMEVEQDVEVQNGEKAEAEVEAKVIEHENGDDYWPKNGRRRLARKCKESGNRSKGIQNWGQLWVVIS, from the coding sequence atgtCTCCTCCTATATCAAACTTTTCTCCACAAGAACtaatagaagaaaatgaaaatgtgaGTAACTGGAGTTTCATGCAAATCCTCAACAACTCTTCTTCCTACCAAAATAATCAATCCGATACAACGGAGGAAATCGACGTTCAACCTTCGAcgaagcaatgttcttcttccATTATGAACACAAGAAGCTTGGATATGTGCACAGAGATATTAGGAAGCGAGACGGGCAGTAATTATATCAGTGAAAGCAATATGGATGAATTCTTTTCTGACATTTCTCGTGGTGTTAAACGATCAAAATGTCGAGAATtcaagaaaagaatcaagaagACAGTAACTTTTCCACCTCCTCTGACTTCAATCAGTGGAATGGACAGAGTACAGATAAAATCTTATCGTGAAGGCGGGCGCCTAGTTTTAAGGGCTGCAAGGATAAGTACTTGCAGCCCTTACTTTCAGGCTGAGCGTGCTAACGGCACGCTCAGACTTTCTTGGGTAAAATATGGTAATAATAATGAAATGGAAGTTGAACAAGATGTTGAAGTTCAAAATGGTGAAAAAGCAGAAGCCGAAGTCGAAGCCAAAGTCATTGAACATGAAAATGGTGATGATTATTGGCCAAAGAATGGTAGAAGAAGATTAGCAAGGAAGTGTAAGGAAAGTGGAAATAGAAGCAAAGGGATACAAAACTGGGGGCAATTATGGGTGGTCATTTCCTAA